One part of the Mesorhizobium sp. M4B.F.Ca.ET.058.02.1.1 genome encodes these proteins:
- a CDS encoding GNAT family N-acetyltransferase: MENGALEDIDVTVTFLEMHAPPAASPPVPYNRQVALLKTRDIPLHFYRYLMDRVGRKWHWVNVLRLSDEELSAGLHREDRDIRVLYLDGAPAGFFDLKPHMPEEVELAYFGMMEHAHGQGIGRWFLGAAISAAWSHGPKRVTVQTCTLDHPAALPLYQKLGFTPVAQKKEIVHPLSFAERSASVMRP, translated from the coding sequence ATGGAAAACGGCGCGCTGGAGGACATCGACGTCACGGTGACGTTTCTCGAAATGCATGCGCCGCCGGCCGCGTCGCCGCCGGTGCCGTATAACCGACAGGTCGCGCTCCTGAAGACCAGGGATATCCCGCTGCATTTCTACCGCTACCTGATGGATCGGGTGGGGCGCAAATGGCATTGGGTGAATGTGCTGAGGCTGAGCGACGAGGAGCTTTCAGCGGGCCTCCATCGCGAGGACCGCGACATCAGGGTGCTCTATCTCGACGGCGCGCCGGCCGGCTTCTTCGACCTCAAGCCGCATATGCCGGAAGAGGTGGAACTCGCCTATTTCGGCATGATGGAGCATGCGCATGGACAAGGCATCGGCCGCTGGTTCCTGGGCGCCGCGATCTCTGCCGCCTGGTCGCATGGTCCGAAGCGGGTGACGGTGCAGACCTGCACGCTCGACCACCCGGCGGCACTGCCGCTCTACCAAAAGCTCGGCTTCACACCGGTTGCGCAGAAGAAGGAGATCGTGCACCCGCTCTCCTTCGCCGAGCGATCCGCGAGCGTCATGCGGCCGTAG
- the sseA gene encoding 3-mercaptopyruvate sulfurtransferase, with the protein MAEDSPFIVDTDWLEKRLGEPGLTIIDASWYLPAQKRDARAEYEAAHIPGARFLDQDAISDPDSGLPHTLPSPQDFAQYVGAMGVSADDTIVVYDGPGYFSAPRGWWMFRVMGVFQVYILSGGFDRWKAEGRPVTAEPTRIAPCIFHADFDAARVVGLAEMRRIVDGRESQIADARSAGRFAGTDPEPRAGIRSGHMPGARNVPVTALAENGELLPRDRLRKVIEDAGIDLSKPVVTSCGSGITAAAITLALETLGHTDNRLYDGSWTEWGGLADTPVVTGKE; encoded by the coding sequence ATGGCTGAAGATAGTCCTTTCATCGTCGACACGGATTGGCTTGAGAAGCGCTTGGGCGAGCCCGGCCTGACGATCATCGACGCGTCCTGGTATCTGCCTGCGCAAAAGCGCGATGCGCGCGCCGAATATGAGGCGGCGCATATTCCCGGCGCCCGCTTCCTCGATCAGGACGCCATTTCGGACCCGGATTCCGGGCTTCCGCACACCCTGCCGTCGCCGCAAGATTTCGCGCAGTATGTCGGCGCCATGGGCGTTTCGGCCGACGACACGATCGTGGTCTATGACGGCCCGGGCTATTTCTCGGCGCCGCGCGGCTGGTGGATGTTCCGGGTCATGGGCGTCTTCCAGGTCTACATCCTGAGCGGCGGCTTCGATCGCTGGAAGGCGGAGGGGCGCCCAGTGACAGCGGAGCCGACGAGGATCGCGCCGTGCATCTTTCACGCCGACTTCGATGCCGCGCGGGTCGTCGGCCTCGCCGAAATGCGCCGCATCGTCGACGGGCGAGAAAGTCAGATCGCCGATGCGCGATCCGCCGGCCGTTTTGCCGGGACCGATCCGGAGCCGCGCGCCGGCATCCGCTCCGGGCATATGCCTGGCGCCCGCAACGTACCGGTCACGGCATTGGCCGAGAACGGCGAGCTGCTGCCCAGGGATCGCTTGCGCAAGGTGATCGAGGATGCCGGCATAGACCTGTCGAAGCCGGTCGTCACGTCATGCGGCTCGGGCATCACAGCGGCGGCGATTACGCTGGCGCTGGAGACGCTTGGCCACACCGACAACAGGCTTTACGACGGCTCATGGACCGAATGGGGCGGGCTTGCCGATACGCCCGTGGTGACGGGCAAGGAATGA
- a CDS encoding alanyl-tRNA editing protein, with protein MVHKTEALFRDDAYLKEAEAAVVAINDRGGVVLDRTIFYASSGGQPGDTGLLERADGSRVAIAATITGETKDEIIHVPAPGQAVPTIGERLKLAIDWQRRHLLMRMHAACHLLTVVCPFPITGAAVSEDDSRVDFDIPDAGFTKEDVTARLMELVRADHPIFTRLITDQELAANPGLVKSKNVRPPVGTGKIRLVCIGDNASIDSQPCGGTHVRSTGEVGEIHIGKIEKKGRENRRFRIRFGPMPAI; from the coding sequence ATGGTGCACAAAACGGAAGCTCTGTTTCGCGATGACGCCTACCTGAAGGAGGCCGAGGCAGCGGTTGTCGCAATCAACGATCGCGGCGGCGTCGTTCTGGACCGGACGATCTTCTACGCAAGCTCGGGCGGCCAGCCGGGCGACACCGGCTTGCTGGAGCGCGCCGACGGCAGCCGCGTCGCGATCGCCGCCACCATCACCGGCGAGACCAAGGACGAGATCATCCATGTGCCGGCGCCCGGACAAGCGGTGCCGACGATTGGCGAACGGCTGAAGCTTGCCATCGACTGGCAGCGGCGGCATCTTCTGATGCGCATGCACGCGGCCTGCCATCTGCTCACCGTCGTTTGCCCGTTCCCGATCACCGGCGCGGCCGTTTCCGAGGACGACAGCCGGGTGGACTTCGACATTCCCGATGCCGGCTTCACCAAGGAGGATGTGACGGCGAGACTCATGGAGCTGGTGCGTGCCGACCATCCGATCTTCACCCGGCTGATCACCGACCAGGAGCTCGCCGCCAATCCGGGCCTGGTGAAATCCAAGAACGTGCGTCCGCCTGTCGGCACCGGCAAGATCCGTCTGGTTTGCATCGGCGACAATGCCTCGATCGACAGCCAGCCCTGTGGTGGCACCCATGTGAGGAGCACCGGAGAGGTCGGCGAGATCCATATCGGCAAGATCGAGAAGAAAGGCCGCGAGAACCGGCGTTTCCGCATCCGCTTCGGGCCGATGCCGGCGATCTGA
- a CDS encoding cysteine synthase A, with translation MPRSVIDAIGNTPLIRLNKASEATGCEILGKAEFMNPGQSVKDRAGLFIIRDAEQRGLLKPGGVIVEGTAGNTGIGLTLVAKALGYRTVIVIPDTQSQEKKDTIKLLGAELIEVPAVPYKNPNNYVKLSGRLAEQLARTEPNGAIWANQFDNVANRDGHIRTTAEEIWTQTNGKVDGFVSAVGSGGTLAGVGLGLKGKSRDVKIALADPLGAALYSFYTSGELKAEGSSITEGIGQGRITANLEGFTPDFSFQIPDEEALPIVFDLIQEEGLCVGGSTGINIAGAIRLARELGPGHTIVTMLCDYGTRYQSKLFNPEFLREKNLPVPRWMEETADISVPFEKVA, from the coding sequence ATGCCCCGTTCTGTGATCGACGCGATCGGCAACACGCCCCTGATCCGCCTCAACAAGGCCTCGGAAGCAACGGGCTGCGAGATCCTGGGCAAGGCCGAATTCATGAATCCGGGACAGTCGGTCAAGGACCGCGCAGGCCTGTTCATCATCCGCGATGCCGAGCAGCGCGGGCTGCTGAAGCCTGGCGGGGTTATCGTCGAGGGCACGGCCGGCAACACCGGCATCGGCCTGACGCTGGTTGCCAAGGCGCTTGGCTACCGCACGGTGATCGTCATTCCGGACACGCAGAGCCAGGAGAAGAAGGATACCATCAAATTGCTCGGCGCCGAGCTGATCGAAGTGCCGGCGGTGCCCTACAAGAATCCGAACAATTACGTGAAGCTGTCGGGGCGTCTGGCCGAACAATTGGCGCGCACCGAGCCGAACGGTGCGATCTGGGCGAACCAGTTCGACAATGTCGCCAACCGCGACGGCCATATCAGGACTACGGCCGAGGAAATCTGGACGCAGACCAACGGCAAGGTTGACGGTTTCGTCTCGGCGGTCGGCTCGGGCGGGACGCTGGCCGGTGTCGGGCTCGGGCTAAAAGGCAAGAGCAGGGACGTGAAGATCGCTCTCGCCGATCCGCTGGGGGCCGCGCTCTACAGTTTCTACACCAGCGGCGAATTGAAGGCCGAGGGTAGCTCGATCACCGAAGGCATCGGCCAGGGGCGCATTACCGCCAACCTCGAAGGGTTTACGCCCGACTTCTCCTTCCAGATCCCCGACGAGGAGGCGCTGCCGATCGTCTTCGACCTTATCCAGGAGGAGGGGTTGTGCGTCGGCGGCTCGACCGGCATCAACATCGCCGGCGCGATCCGCCTGGCGCGGGAGCTTGGCCCCGGCCACACCATCGTGACCATGCTTTGCGACTACGGCACGCGCTACCAGTCGAAGCTGTTCAATCCCGAGTTCCTGCGCGAGAAGAACCTGCCGGTGCCTCGCTGGATGGAAGAGACCGCCGACATTTCGGTGCCCTTCGAAAAGGTCGCGTGA
- a CDS encoding SDR family oxidoreductase has product MTLYRANPKHGVAWITGGSSGIGRALAKDLAAKGYAVAVTALADDPIDTLIVETAQMPGHVKSYPCDVTDETGMARAAAAIEKDMGPIVLAVFNAGNYIATPGEHLVVSDFRRSFDVNYFGIVNGLVPVVEHMRVRGRGHVVLVGSVTAYSGWPTTAAYGGTKAAINILAESLKYDFDKMNIRVQVMNPGFVDTPLTEKNTLPMPGLMPVHRASRRMVRGIEKGGFEVTFPYRISWPLKLLGLLPRPICRWVIGVTTGWRARPLNFDRKLPHEMGPDQAT; this is encoded by the coding sequence ATGACACTCTACCGGGCCAACCCGAAGCATGGCGTCGCCTGGATAACGGGCGGCAGCAGCGGCATCGGCCGCGCATTGGCCAAGGATCTTGCCGCGAAGGGCTATGCCGTCGCGGTGACGGCGCTTGCGGACGATCCGATCGACACGCTGATCGTCGAGACGGCGCAGATGCCCGGGCATGTGAAGTCGTATCCTTGTGACGTTACCGACGAGACGGGCATGGCAAGGGCGGCCGCCGCGATCGAGAAGGACATGGGGCCGATCGTGCTCGCGGTCTTCAACGCCGGCAATTACATCGCCACGCCCGGTGAGCACCTCGTGGTGAGCGATTTCCGCCGCTCCTTCGACGTCAACTATTTCGGCATCGTCAATGGCCTGGTGCCCGTCGTTGAGCATATGCGCGTGCGCGGACGCGGCCATGTCGTGCTCGTCGGCTCGGTCACCGCCTATTCAGGTTGGCCGACCACCGCCGCCTATGGCGGCACCAAGGCGGCGATCAACATCCTGGCGGAGTCGTTGAAATACGACTTCGACAAGATGAACATCCGGGTTCAGGTGATGAACCCCGGCTTCGTCGACACCCCGCTGACGGAAAAGAACACGCTGCCAATGCCGGGGCTGATGCCTGTCCACCGCGCATCCCGCCGCATGGTGCGCGGCATCGAGAAAGGTGGCTTCGAGGTCACATTCCCCTACCGCATCAGCTGGCCGCTGAAATTGCTCGGCCTCTTGCCGCGACCGATCTGCCGTTGGGTGATCGGCGTCACGACCGGCTGGAGGGCACGGCCGCTGAATTTCGACCGCAAGCTGCCGCACGAAATGGGCCCGGACCAGGCGACTTAG
- a CDS encoding alpha/beta fold hydrolase — protein sequence MGRRIVLAVLGLAVVFSMAFVLGPRVPVDTKIRFDPSAIGDDPQAYLAREEAAVPNIRDGLEKEIIWANPMVHAKTPLAIVYIHGFSASKGEVRPLPDDVADELDANLFYTRLTGHGQDGAAMAEGSVNAWINDYEEALAIGRAIGDRVIVIATSTGGSLATWAATEPRASEGVAAIAFISPNFGVKASGAELLTKPWGKQIAELVGGKERSFPTRNALHERFWTHQYPIAATLPMQALTELAYAAPVEKATIPALFIFSDSDKVVRPDRTREIAGRWGAPHELVPVDDTGDVDSHVIAGDALSPSTTVVLAERIVVWVKALTGQ from the coding sequence ATGGGGCGGCGGATCGTGCTTGCGGTGCTGGGGCTTGCTGTCGTCTTCTCCATGGCCTTCGTGCTCGGCCCGCGCGTACCCGTCGACACGAAGATCCGTTTCGATCCGTCCGCGATCGGCGACGATCCGCAGGCCTATCTGGCGCGCGAAGAGGCCGCCGTGCCCAACATCCGCGACGGGCTGGAAAAGGAGATCATCTGGGCAAATCCGATGGTTCACGCCAAGACGCCGCTGGCCATCGTCTACATCCACGGCTTCTCGGCCTCGAAGGGCGAGGTTCGGCCGCTGCCGGATGACGTCGCCGATGAGCTTGATGCCAACCTGTTCTACACGCGCCTCACCGGCCACGGCCAGGACGGCGCCGCGATGGCCGAGGGCAGCGTCAATGCCTGGATCAACGACTACGAGGAGGCACTGGCCATCGGCCGGGCGATCGGCGACAGGGTGATCGTCATCGCCACCTCGACCGGCGGCTCGCTGGCGACGTGGGCGGCAACGGAACCGCGAGCCTCGGAAGGGGTCGCGGCGATCGCGTTCATTTCGCCCAATTTCGGCGTCAAGGCGTCCGGCGCCGAACTGCTCACCAAACCCTGGGGCAAACAGATCGCCGAGCTGGTCGGCGGCAAGGAGCGCAGCTTCCCGACCCGCAATGCGCTGCATGAAAGGTTCTGGACCCACCAATACCCGATAGCGGCGACGCTGCCGATGCAGGCGTTGACCGAGCTCGCCTATGCGGCGCCGGTGGAAAAGGCGACCATCCCCGCCCTCTTCATCTTTTCGGATTCCGACAAGGTGGTGCGGCCCGACCGCACCCGCGAAATCGCCGGACGCTGGGGCGCGCCGCACGAGCTGGTGCCGGTCGACGACACCGGTGACGTCGACAGCCACGTCATTGCCGGCGACGCCCTGTCGCCGTCGACAACCGTCGTCCTCGCCGAGCGGATTGTCGTCTGGGTCAAGGCGCTGACCGGGCAGTAG
- a CDS encoding DEAD/DEAH box helicase, with protein MTNENTAEQNGFAALGISGALLKATHAAGFTDPKPIQVQAIPPQLEGRDIFGIAQTGSGKTAAFALPILSKIIGLGTKRRPKTTRALILAPTRELAVQIEDTIKILAKGAHVSTALVLGGVSRFSQVKKIAPGVDILIATPGRLTDLVREGDLILADTKWLVLDEGDRMLDMGFINDVKRIAKATAPDRQTALFSATMPDEIAELAKGLLKTPVRVEVAPQSTAAAEIVQSVVLARTKQKRQVLSKMLADEAMKSVIIFSRTKHGADRVTKDLDRDGFKAAVIHGNKSQNARQKALNDFRDGSVRILVATDIAARGIDVPGISHVVNFDLPDEAESYVHRIGRTGRNGRDGIAITLCDPSENAKLRQVERIIRAKLPVAADHLGSPDPQRNPAERNERHFEPANDREHHGGRRDGRRPGGGNNGFGKKRFGGKPSGDRPVAGKPQGERPEGRKPFKGNNKRRYGGKRPATRAA; from the coding sequence TTGACCAACGAAAACACAGCGGAACAGAATGGTTTCGCCGCGCTCGGGATCTCCGGCGCGCTGCTCAAGGCCACTCATGCCGCGGGCTTCACCGACCCGAAGCCGATTCAGGTCCAGGCGATCCCGCCACAGCTGGAAGGCCGTGACATTTTCGGCATCGCCCAGACCGGTTCGGGCAAGACCGCGGCCTTCGCGCTGCCGATCCTGTCGAAGATCATTGGGCTCGGCACCAAGCGCCGGCCGAAGACGACCCGCGCGCTGATCCTGGCGCCGACCCGCGAGCTCGCCGTTCAGATCGAGGACACCATCAAGATCCTCGCCAAGGGCGCGCATGTCTCGACCGCGCTCGTGCTCGGCGGCGTCTCGCGCTTCAGCCAGGTGAAGAAGATCGCGCCCGGCGTCGATATCCTGATCGCCACGCCCGGCCGGCTGACCGACCTGGTGCGTGAGGGCGATCTGATCCTCGCCGACACTAAATGGCTGGTGCTCGACGAAGGCGACCGCATGCTTGACATGGGTTTCATCAATGACGTCAAGCGCATCGCCAAGGCGACCGCGCCCGACCGCCAGACGGCGCTGTTCTCGGCGACCATGCCGGACGAGATCGCCGAATTGGCGAAAGGCCTGTTGAAGACCCCGGTTCGCGTCGAAGTCGCGCCGCAAAGCACGGCGGCGGCTGAGATCGTGCAGAGCGTCGTCCTTGCCCGCACCAAGCAGAAGCGCCAGGTGCTGTCCAAGATGCTCGCCGATGAGGCGATGAAGTCGGTCATCATCTTTTCTCGCACCAAGCATGGCGCCGACAGGGTGACCAAGGATCTCGATCGTGATGGCTTCAAGGCCGCCGTCATCCATGGCAACAAGTCGCAGAATGCCCGCCAGAAGGCGCTCAACGATTTCCGCGACGGCTCGGTCCGCATCCTGGTGGCGACCGACATAGCCGCGCGCGGCATCGACGTGCCAGGCATCAGCCATGTCGTAAACTTCGATCTGCCGGACGAGGCGGAAAGCTATGTCCACCGTATTGGCCGCACCGGCCGCAACGGCAGGGACGGCATCGCCATCACGCTTTGCGACCCGTCGGAGAACGCCAAGCTGCGCCAGGTCGAGCGGATTATCCGCGCCAAGTTGCCGGTCGCTGCCGACCATCTCGGCAGCCCCGACCCCCAGCGCAACCCTGCCGAAAGGAACGAGCGTCATTTCGAGCCGGCTAACGACCGTGAACACCATGGCGGCCGTCGCGACGGCAGGCGCCCCGGCGGCGGCAACAACGGCTTCGGCAAGAAGCGTTTTGGCGGCAAGCCCAGTGGCGATCGTCCCGTCGCGGGCAAGCCGCAGGGCGAGCGTCCTGAGGGCCGCAAGCCTTTCAAGGGCAACAACAAGCGCCGTTACGGCGGCAAGCGGCCGGCGACCCGGGCTGCCTGA
- a CDS encoding acyl-CoA carboxylase subunit beta: protein MKDVLKELERRREIARMGGGKARIDAQHQKGKLTARERIDVFLDEGSFEEFDMYVEHRSTDFSMEKTKIAGDGVVTGWGTVNGRPVYVFAKDFTVFGGSLSEAHAEKVVKVQEMALRNRAPIIGLYDAGGARIQEGVAALGGYAEIFQRNVLASGVIPQISLIMGPCAGGDVYSPAMTDFIFMVRDTSYMFVTGPDVVKTVTNETVTAESLGGASVHTTKSSIADGAYDNDVEALLQMRRLVDLLPASNTSEIPEIECYQSVTDHDLSLDRLIPDNANKPYDIKELILKVADEGDFFEIQQSFARNIVTGFGRVEGRTVGFIANQPMVLAGVLDSDASRKAARFVRFCDCFSIPIVTFVDVPGFLPGTAQEYGGLIKHGAKLLFAYAEATVPKITVITRKAYGGAYDVMASKHLRGDMNYAWPTAQIAVMGARGAVEIIYRKDIGDAGKIAAHTKAYEDRFLSPFVAAERGYVDEVIMPHSTRRRVARALRMLRNKDMQNPWKKHDNIPL from the coding sequence ATGAAGGACGTGCTGAAGGAGCTCGAGCGCCGCCGCGAGATCGCCCGCATGGGCGGCGGCAAGGCCCGCATCGACGCCCAGCACCAGAAAGGCAAGCTCACCGCCCGCGAGCGCATCGACGTCTTCCTCGATGAGGGTTCGTTCGAGGAGTTCGACATGTATGTCGAGCACCGCTCGACCGATTTCAGCATGGAGAAGACCAAGATCGCCGGCGACGGCGTCGTCACCGGCTGGGGCACGGTCAACGGCCGCCCGGTCTATGTCTTCGCCAAGGACTTCACCGTGTTCGGCGGCTCGCTGTCGGAGGCGCATGCCGAGAAGGTGGTCAAGGTTCAGGAGATGGCGCTGCGCAACCGCGCGCCTATCATCGGTCTCTATGACGCCGGCGGCGCTCGCATCCAGGAAGGCGTGGCCGCACTCGGCGGCTACGCCGAGATCTTCCAGCGCAACGTGCTCGCCTCCGGCGTGATCCCCCAGATATCGCTGATCATGGGCCCTTGCGCCGGCGGCGACGTCTATTCACCGGCGATGACCGACTTCATCTTCATGGTCCGCGACACCTCCTACATGTTCGTCACCGGGCCGGACGTGGTGAAGACCGTCACCAACGAGACGGTGACGGCAGAGAGCCTCGGCGGCGCCTCCGTCCACACCACGAAGTCGTCGATCGCCGACGGCGCCTACGACAACGACGTCGAGGCGCTGCTGCAGATGCGCCGGCTGGTCGACCTGCTACCGGCCTCCAATACGTCGGAAATTCCCGAGATCGAATGCTACCAGTCAGTGACCGATCACGATCTATCGCTCGACCGGCTGATCCCCGACAACGCCAACAAGCCATACGATATCAAGGAGTTGATCCTGAAGGTTGCCGACGAAGGCGACTTCTTCGAGATCCAGCAAAGCTTTGCCAGAAACATCGTCACCGGCTTCGGCCGCGTCGAGGGCCGCACCGTCGGCTTTATCGCCAACCAGCCGATGGTGCTGGCCGGCGTGCTCGATTCCGACGCCAGCCGCAAGGCGGCGCGCTTCGTTCGCTTCTGCGACTGCTTTTCGATCCCGATCGTCACCTTCGTCGATGTTCCCGGCTTCCTGCCGGGTACCGCGCAGGAATATGGCGGGCTGATCAAGCACGGCGCCAAGCTGCTGTTCGCCTATGCCGAGGCGACCGTGCCGAAGATCACCGTAATCACTAGGAAGGCCTATGGCGGGGCCTATGACGTGATGGCGTCAAAGCATCTGCGCGGCGACATGAACTATGCCTGGCCGACGGCACAGATTGCGGTGATGGGTGCCAGGGGCGCGGTCGAGATCATCTACCGCAAGGACATCGGCGACGCGGGAAAGATCGCAGCGCATACAAAGGCTTACGAGGATCGCTTCCTGTCGCCCTTCGTCGCCGCCGAACGCGGCTATGTCGACGAGGTGATCATGCCGCATTCGACCCGTCGTCGCGTTGCCCGGGCGCTCAGGATGCTGCGCAACAAGGACATGCAGAACCCCTGGAAGAAGCACGACAACATCCCGTTGTGA
- a CDS encoding M48 family metallopeptidase, with protein MSRFIISAGRRFGRFGVLFFVVPAAIIFCIWMSLLDSHPVWFIACGFLVMPISTTAAAFLFGTLFAGFRRSKIKGVSRAEAPGLWDQWEKVAGPRRAARTVIALEDSLNAGVREERTLLGLLGRRLFLTVGIPLLVVTDENALAAILAHEDAHVRNKDTNGGLNLAEFENSFGFVFEYAPPGVTISGSLLHAAIGWLSESFEREDIRLSREAEIKADRHAATSGNAEQAARALLLVAAADVHFAEKVYEPLRREVMGALRPPRPPLARLLEAAGELSQAQYLDACAQKAWVRPDDGKSTHPSWAQRLAALGYVEAPEIAPIRRTALSTLLSPDTVEQQIAAFDSRWTGQMEDYLQR; from the coding sequence ATGTCGCGCTTCATCATCAGCGCTGGGCGGCGGTTCGGCAGGTTCGGGGTGCTGTTTTTCGTGGTTCCCGCAGCCATCATCTTCTGTATCTGGATGTCGCTGCTCGACAGCCATCCAGTCTGGTTCATCGCCTGCGGATTTCTCGTCATGCCGATCTCGACCACCGCGGCGGCTTTTCTATTCGGCACATTGTTTGCCGGCTTTCGGCGCAGCAAGATCAAGGGAGTGAGCCGGGCGGAGGCACCTGGCCTGTGGGACCAGTGGGAAAAAGTCGCCGGCCCGCGCAGAGCCGCCCGCACCGTGATTGCGCTGGAGGACAGCTTGAACGCCGGCGTGCGGGAGGAGCGCACGCTTCTTGGTCTTCTCGGCCGCCGGCTATTTTTGACGGTCGGCATCCCCTTGCTCGTCGTTACCGACGAAAATGCTCTTGCGGCAATTCTTGCCCATGAAGACGCGCATGTGCGCAACAAGGACACCAATGGCGGCCTCAACCTTGCCGAGTTCGAGAACAGTTTCGGCTTCGTGTTCGAGTACGCGCCACCTGGGGTGACGATATCGGGCAGCCTCCTCCATGCGGCTATCGGCTGGCTGTCGGAATCGTTCGAGCGGGAAGACATCCGACTTTCACGCGAGGCGGAGATCAAGGCGGATCGCCACGCGGCGACATCCGGAAATGCCGAACAAGCGGCGCGCGCGCTCCTGCTCGTCGCGGCGGCAGACGTACATTTCGCCGAGAAAGTCTATGAGCCGCTGCGGCGCGAGGTGATGGGCGCTTTGCGTCCGCCGCGACCGCCACTTGCCCGCCTGTTGGAAGCGGCCGGGGAGCTGTCGCAAGCCCAGTACCTGGACGCTTGCGCGCAAAAGGCGTGGGTGCGTCCGGACGACGGCAAGTCGACGCACCCCTCATGGGCACAGCGGTTGGCAGCACTTGGGTACGTCGAAGCGCCTGAGATCGCCCCGATACGTCGGACAGCGCTCTCGACGCTGCTGAGCCCGGATACGGTCGAACAACAGATCGCTGCGTTCGACAGTAGATGGACCGGGCAGATGGAGGACTATCTCCAACGCTGA
- a CDS encoding DUF6165 family protein, whose protein sequence is MVRPILVEIAPGELLDKISILEIKAASIADASKLANVLHELEQLAHVRDEHIPSSEALAGLYAELKAVNQALWVIEDDIRIEELNKRFGDRFIELARGVYRTNDRRAALKREINLLLSSAIIEEKSYEHYE, encoded by the coding sequence ATGGTCCGCCCCATACTCGTCGAGATCGCCCCAGGCGAATTGCTGGACAAGATATCGATCCTCGAGATCAAGGCGGCAAGCATCGCCGACGCGTCCAAGCTGGCCAACGTCCTGCACGAGCTGGAGCAGCTAGCGCATGTTCGCGACGAACACATCCCCAGTTCAGAGGCGCTGGCTGGCCTCTACGCCGAGTTGAAGGCCGTCAACCAGGCGCTCTGGGTCATCGAGGACGATATCCGCATCGAAGAGCTCAACAAGCGATTCGGCGATCGTTTCATCGAGCTCGCCCGCGGCGTCTACCGCACGAACGACCGCCGCGCCGCCCTGAAGCGCGAGATAAACCTGCTGCTGAGTTCCGCGATCATCGAGGAAAAATCCTACGAGCACTACGAGTAG
- the waaF gene encoding lipopolysaccharide heptosyltransferase II, whose amino-acid sequence MFALNPILLVGFPAVGDFVRCHSAIRILAERFPERPIDVVTSPGNVSFARFMPHVRKAWALKKRHMQLGLAERRDLIRELRKQNYGSAYLMTSTIKAALIPFLAGIPERIGYPQELQFGLVNRLPADWLRHLWAFGPRKTRLYEEVCSIATLGAKPANVDWPAPQLVIPGAELDEWRSRAGVEAGTPALAIFTGDMTSPRSWPMGRFISIAKDYCSRGWAVWIVGGPREHDAANRIRAEVPQAIDFTTTPLIDVMYQLGASALFLGVNGGMSHAAAALNIPCVQIFGSNLSYVHGPVNDHVRFLEPPISTPSWIEDTSGVSEERVREALAAAFAEPRRPPGA is encoded by the coding sequence GTGTTCGCCTTGAATCCAATTCTTCTGGTCGGCTTTCCGGCGGTCGGCGATTTCGTCCGCTGTCATTCGGCCATCCGCATCCTCGCGGAACGGTTTCCCGAGCGCCCGATCGACGTCGTGACATCGCCCGGAAACGTATCCTTTGCCCGCTTCATGCCGCATGTCCGCAAGGCCTGGGCACTAAAGAAGCGGCATATGCAACTCGGTCTGGCAGAGCGCCGCGACCTGATACGCGAGCTTCGCAAGCAGAACTATGGCTCGGCCTATCTCATGACGAGCACGATCAAAGCGGCCCTGATTCCGTTCTTGGCCGGCATTCCGGAACGCATCGGCTATCCGCAGGAGTTGCAGTTCGGGTTGGTCAATCGCCTTCCTGCTGATTGGCTGCGGCATTTGTGGGCGTTCGGCCCGCGCAAGACACGCCTCTACGAGGAGGTATGCTCCATTGCCACGCTGGGCGCAAAGCCGGCGAACGTCGATTGGCCGGCGCCGCAGCTGGTCATTCCTGGCGCGGAACTGGATGAGTGGCGCAGCCGCGCCGGTGTCGAAGCCGGCACGCCGGCCCTGGCCATCTTCACCGGAGATATGACGAGTCCGCGATCGTGGCCGATGGGGCGCTTCATCTCGATCGCCAAGGACTATTGCAGCCGCGGCTGGGCGGTATGGATTGTCGGCGGCCCTCGCGAACATGATGCGGCGAACCGGATCCGCGCCGAGGTGCCGCAAGCGATCGATTTCACCACGACGCCGCTGATCGACGTGATGTACCAGCTTGGCGCGTCAGCGCTGTTCCTTGGCGTCAATGGCGGCATGTCCCATGCCGCGGCAGCCTTGAACATTCCCTGCGTGCAGATATTCGGCTCGAACCTTTCCTACGTACATGGGCCGGTCAATGACCATGTCCGCTTTCTCGAGCCGCCCATTTCGACCCCGAGTTGGATCGAGGATACATCCGGTGTCAGCGAGGAAAGGGTGCGCGAGGCCTTGGCTGCTGCCTTCGCGGAACCGCGCCGCCCGCCAGGCGCCTGA